One window from the genome of Thermaerobacter marianensis DSM 12885 encodes:
- a CDS encoding xanthine dehydrogenase family protein molybdopterin-binding subunit, producing the protein MPRLVKTRFEFEGRVQERFVVVEDDPAGPLPGDASLRYVGRPQTRIDAWEKVTGRARYTHDVRLPGLVEAVVVRSPYPHARIRAIRTERALAIPGVLAVLTHENCPPIPWGREGDHVLNPVVRYHGDEVAVVAARDLATARAAAAALEVDYEPLPFVVDLEEAMKPDAPQVRPQGNVRWDRATRYSRGDVEAGLRQAAVVVEGTFRTPVQLHNCLETHGSVVDWQHDKVTIYDSTQHIFGVRDRFAQLFGLPVHRVRVVKEHMGGGFGSKNGLHKYTVLAGILSRQLGRPVRCILDREEENLAAGNRHSTLQHLKLGALADGRLVAIDLEAYAAVGVMGSPGAIGGPARQLYACPNVRTVEVPVHTNTGPASAFRAPGYVEGTVALEVLMDELARRLNLDPIELRLRNYTEVDPTSGRPYSSKGLRKAYAMGAAMAGWEAKRRRPPLDAAGAEVPHSDEPAPAAATGAARGTAPERGDVTPPDGGAAAGGPADAGAVAPASAVGPGSPRRKLRGIGMASQIWGGAGGPPAQAEVRVHPDGTATVVTASQDIGTGTRTVLAQIAAEELALPIDRVRVLVGDTDGGPYAPISAGSMTVPSMGPAVRSAAADAARQVVELAAGFLEADPRDLELVPPGRVQVKGAPDRGVTLAELGKTLGQYVITGRGSRGPNPEDYAIHTFGAQFAEIEVDPATGEVRVLDLWAVHDIGRVVNPLTAAAQMEGGMIQGLGFALLEERVVDPVSGRVLNANLENYRVPTVADVPRLHVAFTGDPDPHGNNLGVKGAGEPPIIPTAAAIANAFYHATGIPVRELPLTRARVLALLRQHGIGPDGRRRGGSTAVAGGEGRW; encoded by the coding sequence GTGCCACGGCTGGTTAAAACCCGGTTCGAATTCGAGGGCCGGGTCCAGGAACGGTTCGTGGTGGTGGAAGACGACCCGGCCGGCCCGCTGCCCGGCGACGCCTCGCTGCGCTACGTGGGCCGGCCCCAGACCCGGATCGACGCCTGGGAGAAGGTGACGGGCCGCGCCCGCTATACCCACGACGTGCGGCTGCCGGGCTTGGTCGAGGCGGTGGTGGTGCGCAGCCCGTACCCCCACGCCCGCATCCGGGCGATCCGCACCGAGCGGGCCCTGGCCATCCCCGGGGTGCTGGCGGTCCTGACCCACGAGAACTGCCCGCCCATCCCCTGGGGCCGGGAGGGCGATCACGTCCTCAACCCGGTGGTGCGGTACCACGGCGACGAGGTGGCGGTGGTGGCCGCCCGGGACCTCGCCACGGCCCGGGCCGCGGCGGCGGCCCTGGAGGTGGACTATGAGCCCCTGCCCTTCGTGGTCGACCTGGAGGAGGCGATGAAGCCCGACGCGCCCCAGGTGCGGCCCCAGGGCAACGTGCGCTGGGACCGGGCCACCCGCTACAGCCGCGGCGACGTGGAGGCGGGGCTGCGGCAGGCGGCCGTGGTGGTGGAGGGGACCTTCCGCACCCCCGTCCAGCTCCACAACTGCCTGGAGACCCACGGCAGCGTGGTGGACTGGCAGCACGACAAGGTCACCATCTACGACTCGACCCAGCACATCTTCGGCGTGCGCGACCGGTTCGCCCAGCTCTTCGGCCTGCCCGTGCACCGGGTACGGGTGGTCAAGGAGCACATGGGCGGGGGGTTCGGCAGCAAGAACGGGCTGCACAAGTACACGGTGCTGGCCGGGATCCTCAGCCGGCAGCTGGGCCGGCCGGTCCGGTGCATCCTGGACCGGGAGGAGGAGAACCTGGCCGCGGGCAACCGCCACAGCACCTTGCAGCACCTCAAGCTGGGCGCCCTGGCCGACGGCCGCCTGGTGGCCATCGACCTGGAGGCCTATGCGGCGGTGGGGGTCATGGGCAGCCCCGGCGCCATCGGCGGCCCGGCCCGCCAGCTCTACGCATGTCCCAACGTGCGCACGGTGGAGGTACCGGTGCACACCAACACCGGGCCGGCGTCGGCCTTCCGCGCCCCCGGTTACGTGGAGGGGACCGTGGCCCTGGAGGTGCTGATGGACGAGCTGGCCCGGCGCCTCAACCTGGATCCCATCGAGCTGCGCCTGCGGAACTACACGGAGGTCGATCCCACCAGCGGCCGGCCCTACTCGTCCAAGGGGCTGCGCAAGGCGTACGCCATGGGCGCGGCCATGGCAGGCTGGGAGGCCAAGCGGCGGCGGCCGCCCCTGGATGCGGCCGGGGCGGAGGTGCCCCACTCGGACGAACCGGCCCCGGCGGCGGCCACCGGCGCGGCCCGTGGCACGGCGCCGGAGAGAGGGGACGTCACCCCGCCGGACGGCGGGGCCGCCGCCGGGGGGCCGGCGGATGCCGGTGCCGTAGCGCCGGCATCCGCGGTTGGCCCGGGATCACCCCGGCGCAAGCTACGGGGCATCGGCATGGCGAGTCAGATCTGGGGCGGCGCCGGAGGGCCGCCCGCCCAGGCCGAGGTGCGGGTTCATCCCGACGGGACGGCGACGGTGGTGACGGCCAGCCAGGACATCGGCACCGGCACCCGCACGGTGCTGGCCCAGATCGCCGCCGAGGAGCTGGCCCTGCCCATCGACCGCGTGCGGGTGCTGGTGGGCGACACCGACGGCGGGCCCTACGCGCCCATCAGCGCGGGCAGCATGACGGTGCCGTCCATGGGCCCCGCGGTCCGCTCCGCCGCGGCCGACGCCGCCCGTCAGGTGGTGGAGCTGGCGGCGGGCTTTCTTGAGGCCGATCCCCGCGACCTGGAGCTGGTTCCTCCGGGGCGGGTGCAGGTCAAGGGTGCCCCCGACCGGGGCGTGACCCTGGCCGAGCTGGGCAAGACCCTGGGCCAGTACGTGATCACCGGGCGGGGGAGCCGGGGCCCCAATCCGGAGGATTACGCCATCCACACCTTCGGCGCCCAGTTCGCCGAGATCGAGGTGGATCCCGCCACCGGCGAGGTGCGGGTCCTGGACCTCTGGGCGGTTCACGATATCGGACGCGTGGTGAACCCGCTGACCGCCGCGGCCCAGATGGAGGGCGGCATGATCCAGGGGCTGGGCTTCGCCCTGCTGGAGGAGCGGGTGGTGGACCCCGTCAGCGGCCGGGTGCTCAACGCCAACTTGGAGAATTACCGGGTGCCCACCGTGGCCGACGTTCCGCGGCTGCACGTGGCCTTCACCGGCGATCCCGACCCCCACGGCAACAACCTGGGGGTCAAAGGCGCGGGTGAGCCGCCCATCATCCCCACGGCGGCGGCCATCGCCAACGCCTTCTACCATGCCACGGGGATCCCCGTACGGGAGCTGCCCCTGACCCGAGCGCGGGTGCTCGCCCTGTTGCGGCAGCACGGCATCGGCCCCGACGGCCGGCGGCGGGGCGGCAGCACGGCGGTGGCGGGAGGTGAGGGCCGGTGGTAG
- a CDS encoding (2Fe-2S)-binding protein, with amino-acid sequence MSDGWNRAHATPGDEPGPAAAAPAVPALPGFRLRVPVRLEVNGQAWAGEVPAGLTLAAFLRDGLGLTGTKIGCEEGNCGACSVMVDGELVYACLVPVAACDGSRVETVEGLAQGDRLHPIQEAFIAADALQCGFCTPGQIMAVKALLDREPRPTREQVLAALSGNLCRCGAYTRIVDAALRAAAMMAGAGDAGAAASGADGPAAPAGTPAGHGEGGASGATAG; translated from the coding sequence TTGTCCGACGGGTGGAATCGTGCCCACGCCACCCCGGGGGACGAACCCGGCCCCGCGGCCGCGGCGCCGGCCGTACCGGCGCTGCCCGGCTTCCGGCTGCGGGTCCCGGTGCGGCTGGAGGTCAACGGTCAGGCGTGGGCCGGCGAGGTACCGGCCGGCCTGACCCTGGCCGCGTTCCTCCGGGACGGGTTGGGCCTGACGGGCACCAAGATCGGTTGCGAAGAAGGAAACTGCGGCGCCTGCAGCGTGATGGTCGACGGGGAGCTGGTCTACGCCTGCCTGGTTCCCGTGGCCGCGTGCGACGGCAGCCGGGTGGAGACGGTGGAGGGGCTGGCCCAGGGCGATCGGCTCCACCCCATCCAGGAAGCCTTCATCGCGGCCGACGCCCTCCAGTGCGGGTTCTGTACGCCGGGCCAGATCATGGCGGTCAAGGCGCTGCTGGACCGGGAGCCCCGGCCCACCCGGGAGCAGGTGCTGGCCGCCCTGTCCGGCAACCTCTGCCGGTGCGGCGCCTACACCCGCATCGTCGACGCGGCGTTGCGGGCGGCGGCGATGATGGCGGGAGCCGGGGACGCAGGCGCTGCCGCATCCGGGGCCGACGGCCCCGCTGCCCCGGCCGGTACGCCGGCCGGCCACGGGGAAGGGGGGGCGTCCGGTGCCACGGCTGGTTAA
- a CDS encoding FAD binding domain-containing protein: MAFGEPRDRAPSAGETAAGAEGPAYARATSLEQALAALDPAEARDPVVTLAGGTDLMTLIHQGLARPRRLLDIGRLGDLRGMERGAEGQWRIGALVTLAELARPGALPGPYRALAEAAAASATPALRNRATLGGNLEQQVRCWYFRSGLPCRFAGDAHCSCAAPEAAGPFQALFGHGPGEPGEGCGAVHPSDPAVALVALDAWVELARWEAGGIARRRVPAGAYFTGRAEPGRPGLTAREPGELVVAVYLPPLDGPCASTYRKVTDRRAWQFALVSLAAWIRWDREEVAAPGPSAAPGRTGAPAAGHRGAAGGGTAPVVREARLVLGGVALKPWRLERVEAWLAGRQLDAATAWEAGTLAVEGARPLPGSGFKVELVRSLVADTLVDLATVASAATGA; encoded by the coding sequence GTGGCGTTCGGGGAACCCCGGGACCGGGCCCCTTCGGCGGGCGAAACGGCAGCGGGAGCAGAGGGGCCGGCCTACGCCCGGGCCACATCGCTGGAGCAAGCGCTGGCCGCCTTGGACCCTGCGGAGGCGCGGGATCCGGTGGTGACCCTGGCCGGCGGCACCGACCTGATGACCTTGATCCACCAGGGGCTGGCCCGGCCCCGGCGGCTGCTGGACATCGGCCGGCTGGGCGACCTGCGGGGCATGGAGCGCGGGGCGGAGGGCCAGTGGCGCATCGGGGCGCTGGTCACCCTGGCCGAGCTGGCCCGGCCGGGAGCCCTGCCCGGCCCCTACCGTGCCCTGGCCGAGGCGGCGGCCGCATCGGCCACGCCGGCCCTGCGGAACCGGGCGACCCTGGGCGGAAACCTGGAGCAGCAGGTCCGCTGCTGGTACTTCCGCAGCGGGCTGCCGTGCCGCTTCGCCGGCGACGCTCACTGCAGTTGCGCCGCGCCCGAGGCGGCGGGGCCCTTCCAGGCCCTCTTCGGTCACGGGCCGGGCGAGCCCGGGGAGGGGTGCGGGGCGGTCCATCCCTCCGACCCTGCCGTGGCCCTGGTGGCGCTGGACGCGTGGGTGGAACTGGCCCGGTGGGAGGCCGGCGGCATCGCCCGGCGGCGGGTGCCGGCCGGCGCCTACTTCACCGGTCGCGCGGAGCCGGGCCGTCCCGGGTTGACGGCGCGGGAGCCGGGCGAGCTGGTGGTGGCGGTGTACCTGCCGCCGCTGGACGGGCCGTGCGCCAGCACGTACCGCAAGGTCACCGACCGGCGGGCCTGGCAGTTCGCCCTGGTCAGCCTGGCGGCCTGGATCCGCTGGGACCGGGAAGAGGTGGCGGCGCCGGGCCCGTCAGCGGCACCAGGCCGGACCGGGGCGCCGGCCGCCGGTCACCGCGGGGCGGCGGGCGGCGGGACGGCACCGGTCGTGCGGGAGGCGCGCCTGGTGCTCGGGGGCGTGGCCCTCAAACCCTGGCGCCTCGAGCGTGTGGAAGCGTGGCTGGCCGGGCGGCAGCTCGATGCCGCCACGGCTTGGGAAGCCGGGACCCTGGCGGTGGAAGGGGCGCGGCCCCTCCCGGGCAGCGGGTTCAAGGTCGAGCTGGTGCGGTCGCTGGTGGCCGATACGCTGGTGGATCTGGCGACCGTGGCTTCCGCGGCAACAGGGGCTTAG
- a CDS encoding cobalamin-binding protein, translated as MRIVSLAPSNTEIAFALGLGPCVVGVDDHSDYPPEVARLPRVGPDLTVDMDRVAALKPDLVLASLSVPGMERNVEALRERGLPHLVLNPRRWPEVLASIQEVAEATGCGDRGRALVRQLEERAAAVRRQAAALAARRGRPWRLFLEWWPRPLITPGRDSWFTDMAEQVGGQNIFADLERPSGVIDPALVVEREPDVILLCWCGTLQGHMDPRRVAARPGWDRLEAVRRGRIVPLPEALFGRPGPRLVEGLERLAGLLAGFFRPEAGEGAPDHGPAGSEALPSRS; from the coding sequence GTGCGCATCGTCTCGCTGGCGCCCAGCAACACCGAGATCGCCTTCGCCCTGGGCCTGGGGCCCTGCGTGGTGGGGGTCGACGACCACTCGGACTACCCGCCCGAGGTGGCGCGCCTGCCCCGGGTCGGGCCCGACCTGACCGTCGACATGGACCGGGTGGCGGCCTTGAAGCCCGACCTGGTCTTGGCCTCCCTCAGCGTCCCCGGGATGGAGCGCAACGTGGAGGCCCTGCGGGAGCGGGGCTTGCCCCACCTGGTGCTCAACCCGCGCCGCTGGCCGGAGGTGCTGGCCTCCATCCAGGAGGTGGCCGAGGCCACGGGCTGCGGCGACCGGGGCCGGGCGCTGGTCCGCCAGCTGGAAGAACGGGCGGCGGCGGTGCGCCGCCAGGCGGCCGCGCTGGCCGCCCGCCGCGGGCGCCCGTGGCGCCTGTTCCTGGAGTGGTGGCCGCGGCCGCTGATCACGCCCGGGCGGGACAGCTGGTTCACCGACATGGCGGAGCAGGTGGGCGGGCAGAATATCTTCGCCGACTTGGAGCGCCCGAGCGGCGTGATCGATCCCGCCCTGGTGGTGGAGCGGGAACCCGATGTGATCCTGCTCTGCTGGTGCGGGACCCTGCAGGGGCACATGGACCCGCGGCGGGTGGCGGCCCGGCCGGGGTGGGACCGGCTGGAAGCCGTGCGCCGGGGCCGCATCGTGCCCCTGCCCGAAGCGCTGTTCGGCCGGCCCGGCCCCCGGCTGGTGGAGGGGCTGGAGCGCCTGGCCGGCCTGCTGGCCGGGTTCTTCCGGCCGGAGGCGGGGGAAGGAGCGCCAGACCATGGACCGGCAGGAAGTGAAGCTCTCCCGTCCCGCAGCTGA
- a CDS encoding glycerophosphodiester phosphodiesterase family protein translates to MFHGSGVLFFQQVANPLLDAVARVFTYLGSQYFYMLILPFFYWCVDRRRGHQLAFLFLVSMWLNGLLKDLANMPRPSALFDGVQVLVRETSPGFPSGHAQGAMTLFGYLFLEYPARWWRVLAVTLIALIAFSRPYLGVHYLGDTLGGLAIGLLAVVAFRWGFRRGIGGRWPRRRKLILSLVVPVILLPLYTEGVAYQTLGFLMGFLAGDLYAFEAVPYRTPARLRAGAARLLLGLAGFAVLYGLHGTLIPNGLPELPGYALLGLWVTAGAPWLFRRLGLAEEPATAAPGAAARPVPAAGSEAPGAEARAGARLRGGVPAHTGPVRPLAGLAAGLLAAVVAGTVLAQPPVPRAAYGPMAGSSADRPQPLVIAHRGGDLRPENTLESFRHAASLGADWVEMDVHRIADGSLVILHDETVDRTTNGTGDVHSMTLAEVKALDAGYWWTPDQGRTYPYRGRGITIPTLQEVLEALPEQPLLIELKDDDLQLAADVARVLREYGATGRVMVASFHDRTLQYFRTLAPEVPTSLASGEALRFVVLQRLGLTPYHRPPGIALQVPEYHGTLKVFSSGLVRLAHDRGVEVHAWTVNDPRKMEQIFLAGVDGIVTDRPDWALQVRARLFGQGPGR, encoded by the coding sequence GTGTTCCACGGCAGCGGGGTCCTGTTCTTCCAGCAGGTGGCGAACCCCCTGCTGGACGCGGTGGCCCGGGTCTTCACGTATCTGGGCAGCCAGTACTTCTACATGCTGATCCTGCCGTTTTTCTACTGGTGCGTCGACCGGCGGCGCGGTCACCAGCTGGCCTTCCTGTTCCTGGTGTCCATGTGGCTCAATGGCCTTTTGAAGGACCTGGCCAACATGCCGCGGCCGTCCGCCCTGTTCGACGGGGTTCAGGTCCTGGTGCGCGAGACCAGCCCGGGGTTCCCGTCCGGTCACGCCCAGGGCGCCATGACGCTGTTCGGCTACCTGTTCCTCGAGTACCCGGCCCGGTGGTGGCGGGTCCTGGCCGTCACCCTGATCGCCTTGATCGCCTTCTCCCGGCCGTACCTGGGGGTGCACTACCTGGGGGACACCCTGGGCGGGCTGGCCATCGGGCTGTTGGCCGTCGTCGCCTTCCGGTGGGGGTTCCGGCGGGGCATCGGCGGCCGCTGGCCGCGGCGCCGCAAGTTGATCTTGAGTCTGGTGGTGCCGGTGATCCTTCTGCCGCTCTACACCGAAGGGGTGGCCTACCAGACCCTGGGCTTCCTCATGGGTTTCCTGGCCGGTGACCTGTACGCCTTCGAGGCGGTGCCCTACCGGACGCCGGCGCGGCTGCGGGCGGGGGCGGCGCGGCTGCTGCTGGGCTTGGCGGGGTTCGCGGTGTTGTACGGGCTTCACGGCACCCTGATCCCCAACGGCTTGCCGGAACTGCCCGGGTATGCCCTGCTGGGCCTCTGGGTCACGGCCGGCGCCCCGTGGCTCTTCCGGCGGCTCGGCCTGGCGGAGGAACCGGCGACCGCCGCCCCGGGAGCGGCGGCACGCCCCGTGCCGGCCGCGGGATCCGAAGCGCCGGGAGCGGAGGCTCGGGCCGGTGCCCGCCTCCGGGGCGGCGTCCCCGCCCACACCGGGCCGGTTCGCCCGCTGGCAGGGCTGGCGGCCGGTCTGCTGGCGGCGGTGGTAGCCGGTACCGTACTGGCCCAGCCCCCCGTGCCGCGGGCCGCGTACGGGCCCATGGCCGGTTCCTCCGCCGACCGGCCGCAGCCGCTGGTCATCGCCCACCGAGGTGGCGACCTGCGACCGGAGAACACGCTGGAGAGCTTCCGCCATGCCGCGTCCCTGGGCGCCGACTGGGTGGAAATGGACGTGCACCGCATCGCCGACGGGTCCCTGGTGATCCTCCACGACGAGACGGTGGACCGGACGACCAACGGCACCGGCGACGTCCATTCCATGACCTTGGCCGAGGTCAAGGCGCTCGACGCGGGCTACTGGTGGACGCCCGACCAGGGCCGGACCTACCCCTACCGCGGCCGCGGGATCACCATCCCGACCCTGCAGGAAGTGCTGGAAGCGTTGCCGGAACAGCCCTTGCTGATCGAACTCAAGGACGACGACCTCCAGCTGGCCGCAGACGTGGCCCGGGTGCTGCGGGAGTACGGCGCCACCGGCAGGGTGATGGTCGCCTCCTTCCACGACCGCACCCTTCAGTACTTCCGCACCCTGGCCCCGGAGGTGCCCACCAGCCTGGCCTCCGGCGAGGCCTTGCGGTTCGTGGTCCTCCAGCGGCTGGGCCTGACCCCTTACCACCGGCCGCCGGGCATCGCCCTGCAGGTGCCCGAGTACCACGGGACGCTCAAGGTCTTCTCCAGCGGCCTGGTGCGCCTGGCCCACGACCGCGGCGTCGAGGTCCACGCCTGGACCGTCAACGACCCGCGGAAGATGGAACAGATATTTCTGGCCGGGGTCGACGGCATCGTGACGGACCGGCCCGATTGGGCCCTGCAAGTGCGGGCGCGCCTGTTCGGCCAGGGGCCGGGGCGGTAG
- a CDS encoding enoyl-CoA hydratase-related protein, whose product MTATGDGQGRSYQYLLVEADGPVGIVRLNRPKVLNALCRALIEELADALGAFDRDPAIRCMVLTGNERAFAAGADIAEMAGKGLAEVTGDDLLGAWQRLWRIRKPVVAAVQGYCLGGGFELAMGCDLIVAGESAQFGQPEIKIGVIPGAGGTQRLTRVAGKYKAMEAVLTGRMIPAREAEAWGLVTKVVPDEQCLPEALRLARTIAGMPPLAVQMAKAAVLQAYETPLGAGLEFERRLFYSLFATEDQKEGMQAFLEKRSPQWKGR is encoded by the coding sequence TTGACCGCGACGGGGGACGGACAGGGCCGCAGCTACCAGTACCTGCTGGTCGAGGCCGACGGGCCGGTGGGGATCGTCCGGCTGAACCGGCCCAAGGTGCTCAACGCCCTCTGCCGGGCGCTGATCGAAGAGCTGGCGGACGCCCTGGGCGCCTTCGACCGGGACCCCGCCATCCGCTGCATGGTGCTGACGGGCAACGAGCGGGCCTTCGCCGCCGGGGCGGACATCGCGGAGATGGCGGGCAAGGGCCTGGCCGAGGTGACGGGCGACGACCTGCTCGGCGCCTGGCAGCGCCTCTGGCGGATCCGCAAGCCCGTGGTCGCCGCCGTACAGGGCTACTGCCTGGGCGGCGGGTTCGAGCTGGCCATGGGCTGTGATCTCATCGTGGCCGGGGAGTCGGCCCAGTTCGGCCAGCCGGAGATCAAGATCGGGGTGATCCCCGGAGCCGGCGGCACCCAGCGCCTGACCCGGGTGGCGGGGAAGTACAAGGCCATGGAGGCCGTCCTGACGGGCCGGATGATCCCCGCCCGCGAGGCGGAGGCCTGGGGCCTGGTGACCAAGGTGGTGCCGGACGAACAATGCCTGCCCGAGGCCCTGCGGCTGGCCCGCACCATCGCGGGGATGCCGCCGCTGGCGGTGCAGATGGCCAAGGCCGCGGTGCTCCAGGCCTACGAGACGCCCCTGGGCGCGGGGCTGGAGTTCGAACGACGGCTGTTCTACAGCCTCTTCGCCACGGAAGACCAGAAGGAAGGCATGCAGGCCTTCCTGGAGAAGCGGTCCCCGCAGTGGAAGGGCCGGTAA
- the moaA gene encoding GTP 3',8-cyclase MoaA: MTLGGPEPAAAAVRTVVSRATDPAPPDMPVAGPLVDRFGRVVRKLRISLTDRCNFRCVYCMPEGDIPWIPSEEILTFDEIERVVRICAAMGVEKLRLTGGEPLLRPGVEELTARLVRVPGIRSVSMTTNGFLLPEKAAALKAAGLSGINISLDSLDRDRFRQLTRRDQLDRVLEGIAAAAAAGLQPIKINAVVMRGINDGEVETFLRWAREQPVDLTVRFIEFMPLDGSNVWTRDLVYTAAEILEQARRIGPVEPVHNDPADPARLYRFADGRGTFGIIASVSQPFCASCDRIRLTADGKIRNCLFAVEEFDLRELLRGGAGDETVAAAIRRAVWVKWRGHLINQKGFVKPQRAMYAIGG; encoded by the coding sequence ATGACGCTTGGGGGGCCGGAACCGGCCGCGGCGGCGGTGCGGACGGTGGTGAGCCGGGCCACGGACCCGGCGCCGCCGGACATGCCCGTCGCGGGGCCGCTGGTCGACCGGTTCGGCCGGGTGGTGCGCAAGCTGCGCATCTCCCTGACGGACCGGTGCAACTTCCGCTGCGTGTACTGCATGCCCGAAGGGGACATCCCCTGGATCCCCAGCGAGGAGATCCTGACCTTCGACGAGATCGAGCGGGTCGTGCGGATCTGCGCCGCCATGGGGGTCGAGAAGCTGCGCCTGACGGGCGGCGAGCCGCTGCTGCGGCCCGGTGTGGAGGAGCTCACGGCCCGCCTGGTCCGGGTGCCCGGCATCCGGTCCGTCAGCATGACGACCAACGGGTTCCTGTTGCCCGAAAAGGCCGCGGCCCTGAAGGCGGCGGGCCTGAGCGGGATCAACATCAGCCTGGACTCCCTGGACCGGGACCGGTTCCGCCAGCTCACGCGGCGCGACCAGCTGGACCGGGTGCTGGAAGGCATCGCCGCGGCCGCCGCCGCGGGCCTGCAGCCCATCAAGATCAACGCCGTGGTGATGCGGGGCATCAACGACGGCGAGGTGGAGACCTTCCTGCGCTGGGCCCGGGAGCAGCCGGTGGACCTGACGGTGCGGTTCATCGAGTTCATGCCCCTGGACGGGTCCAACGTGTGGACGCGGGACCTGGTCTACACCGCCGCCGAGATTCTGGAGCAGGCCCGGCGGATCGGCCCGGTGGAGCCCGTGCACAACGACCCGGCGGACCCCGCCCGCCTGTACCGGTTCGCCGACGGCCGCGGCACCTTCGGCATCATCGCGTCGGTGTCCCAGCCCTTCTGCGCCAGCTGCGACCGCATCCGGCTGACGGCCGACGGCAAGATCCGCAACTGCCTGTTCGCCGTGGAGGAGTTCGACCTGCGGGAGCTCTTGCGGGGCGGGGCCGGCGACGAGACGGTGGCCGCCGCCATCCGCCGGGCCGTCTGGGTCAAGTGGCGGGGCCACCTGATCAACCAGAAGGGCTTCGTCAAGCCCCAGCGTGCCATGTACGCCATCGGAGGGTAG
- a CDS encoding polysaccharide deacetylase family protein translates to MWRDERRWFGVGLLAGLFVLILALRVAAPTPADDMVAPMGPGPLVLRFGAGQPPAPAKKKLPIYSVQTEKKRIAISFDATWGADKTPRLLEILRRHNVKTTFFLVSMWIRKYPEQTRMIAREGHEIGLHSATHPDFRSLSDAEIRRELEDNLQAVRETTGFEARLFRPPFGAYDDRVITVVERMGIIPIQWDVDSLDWMNVTPQQIVDRVTRLVRPGSIVLFHNNAESTPAALPEILRRLQGEGYEIVPVSQLLHKGPYYIDHTGRQIPTGPPRLAPSPEQPGPS, encoded by the coding sequence GTGTGGCGGGATGAACGCCGCTGGTTTGGGGTTGGCCTGCTGGCCGGCCTGTTCGTCCTGATCCTTGCGCTGCGGGTGGCGGCGCCCACCCCCGCCGACGACATGGTGGCGCCCATGGGGCCCGGGCCGCTGGTGCTGCGCTTCGGCGCCGGCCAGCCGCCCGCCCCGGCCAAGAAGAAACTGCCCATCTACAGCGTGCAGACCGAAAAGAAGCGCATCGCCATCTCCTTCGACGCCACCTGGGGCGCCGACAAGACACCCAGGCTACTGGAGATCCTCCGCCGGCACAACGTGAAGACGACCTTCTTCCTGGTCAGCATGTGGATCCGCAAGTACCCCGAACAGACACGCATGATCGCCCGGGAGGGGCACGAGATCGGCCTGCACTCGGCCACCCACCCCGACTTCCGCAGCCTCTCCGACGCCGAGATCCGCCGGGAGCTGGAGGACAACCTGCAGGCCGTGCGGGAGACCACGGGCTTCGAAGCCCGGCTCTTCCGGCCGCCCTTCGGCGCCTACGACGATCGGGTCATCACCGTGGTGGAGCGCATGGGCATCATCCCCATCCAGTGGGACGTGGACTCGCTGGACTGGATGAACGTCACGCCCCAGCAGATCGTGGACCGGGTGACGCGCCTGGTGCGGCCCGGGTCCATCGTCCTCTTCCACAACAATGCCGAGTCGACCCCGGCGGCCCTGCCGGAGATCCTGCGCCGGCTCCAGGGCGAGGGGTACGAGATCGTGCCCGTCTCCCAGCTGCTGCACAAGGGCCCCTATTACATCGACCACACCGGCCGGCAGATCCCCACCGGCCCGCCCCGCCTTGCCCCGTCCCCCGAGCAACCCGGCCCTTCGTGA
- a CDS encoding HD domain-containing protein, producing the protein MAEQSFDRQAAWELLTEFTQSPHLIKHALGVEAAMRYYARLFGEDEEKWGITGLLHDFDYDRYPSLDDHPFRGAEILRERGWPEEIIRAILSHGDHTGVPRQTPMEKALYAVDELVGFVIACALVRPNGLADLTVQSVKKKFKDKAFARGVKREDVIRGAEDLGVPLDQHIAHVIEALRGIAPQLELAG; encoded by the coding sequence ATGGCCGAGCAATCCTTCGACCGCCAGGCCGCCTGGGAGTTGCTGACGGAGTTCACCCAATCGCCCCACCTGATCAAGCACGCCCTCGGGGTCGAGGCGGCCATGCGCTACTACGCCCGCCTCTTCGGCGAGGACGAGGAGAAGTGGGGGATCACCGGCCTGCTGCACGACTTCGACTACGACCGGTACCCCTCCCTGGACGACCACCCCTTCCGCGGCGCCGAGATCCTGCGCGAGCGGGGCTGGCCGGAGGAGATCATCCGCGCCATCCTGTCCCACGGCGACCACACCGGCGTGCCGCGCCAGACGCCCATGGAGAAGGCGCTGTACGCCGTGGATGAACTGGTGGGCTTCGTCATCGCCTGCGCCCTGGTCCGCCCCAACGGCCTGGCGGACCTGACGGTCCAGTCGGTCAAGAAGAAGTTCAAGGACAAGGCCTTCGCCCGCGGGGTGAAACGCGAGGACGTGATCCGCGGCGCCGAGGACCTGGGCGTGCCGCTGGACCAGCACATCGCCCACGTCATCGAGGCCCTGCGCGGCATCGCCCCGCAGCTGGAACTGGCGGGCTGA